ttttatcctGCTATCTAAGTTACAAAATTGCTTGGCCTAATTATTGAACAATCTTTTTGTATATATGTAGTTTCTGCAGTCTGTTTGTTTCTGATATAATCTGTTAATGATCTGTAATAAATGGTGATGTAATCTATTTTCTGCTTTGATATTTGTGCAGCCACTCTTTGGAACTAGTTTAGCCACTGAAACACTTATTATAAATGATGAGGCTGTAATTGCTGCAGCTGCTGCTGAAGCAGTTGCTCTTGCAAGAGCTGCTGTAAAGGTTGCGAAAGACGCAGCTGAAATGGCCAAAAATTACTGTTCTATGAATACAGAAATTAAAATTCCAATTGCATCCACAGCAGATTCCTTTTCTTCAATGTGGTCTCTGCTTACTGGAAAAGAACGAGCTGATATAATTGGAGTTCCTTTCTCAGCTGAAACTGGACTAAGAGAAGAATGTTCGACTCAATACCCTACCGAAGAATCTGAATGTTTCGGACCAACACATGAAGAACTTGCACTTTTGCAGAAACAGCTTTCTGAGAGTATAGTTGTGCGATCAAAGCGCCAAACACAGAGAAAAGCTAAACGTGCAAGAGCAGCCGAAAAGGCTGATGCAAATTTTGTGTTCATGAAGTCCAGTTCTGCTTGCAAGAAAAAGCATGTGCCCGTGCAAGAGGTAGACCAGTCTGATCCATTGCGTTTTTTTAGAGGAGCCAGCACCTCTTCCAGGCTTCTCAGTGCTACCGAAGAAGTGGAGTTGTCAGAAGGAATACAGGTCTGATTTATGTATAAccaattttaatgttatttaaagAACACTTCTTTTTTTAAGGGGGTTTGGTTTAAGAATGCTTCTTTGATAAATTCCAGATGTCAACCACTGAAATACATTTTTACAGGAATGAATATTCCTGGTAATTCAGCAATTTGTTCTCGCATGTTTTGAGACCCAAGAGTCCAGTGTAAACTAATATCTGCTAAAGCTTTAAAGGACCTGGTAGAAGGGAGGTAAATTATCCTAGATGCACTATAAATGGGagctaattttgttatttggttgtttgaaattgaaaaagaaaattttcccTTGCTATTTTGTGTACCTGACAATGTCTTCCAGCGCATTAGGTTTCTAGAATAGGAAGCTTCCAACATGTCTTCCTCGAGTTTTTATGCTATGGATAACTAGAAAAACTGTTACTTCGTTCATAACAAAAGAAGATTACTATTATGTGACCATTTGCGAGGAAGTAGAGACTTCAAGAGttgaaatttgtattttgtatcaGAGATAAATAAGGTTATTGCTGCACTTATATATTACATGCCAATCAGATTTGTGATTTCtcatattttgttaatgttcttCAGGACCTACTAAAACTTGAAGGGATCGAGGAGGAGCTTAAGGAGCGATTTGGAGGCAAGCCCACCTTTGCACAATGGGCTGCTGCAGCTAGAGTTGATCAGATGACTTTGAGGAAGCGCTTAAACTATGGTGTCCTTTGCAAagacaaaatgataaaatccaacATTCGGCTTGTTATTTCAATTGCCAAAAATTATCAGGGAGCTGGGATGAATCTCCAAGATCTTGTTCAGGTGTGTAAAACACCAAATGGGGTCAGAGGGTTTTCCTGTATGTTCATCACAAAATATTTCTAGATCCCAATACCAGATAACTGCCAATAAGCACAAGCAAGAAAACACAATATGCACCCCCGTCACATTTATGACTACAAATACTCGGATTCGTTATAGTTCCTCCTGTTATACTCCAACTACACCATAAGGTTccaaataaatagaattaattaataaagaggAAACAAGGAAACTGAAACTTGTAATAATCCTTGGCATCATGCGTGTAATTCCTAAAACTTATTCTTTTACTTACAGGAAGGATGTCGAGGCCTAGCGCGTGGCGCAGAGAAGTTTGATGCATCAAAAGGTTTCAAATTCTCGACATATGCTCACTGGTGGATTAGACAGGCAGTACGCAGGTCTCTCTCTGATCAATCTAGGACAATTCGCTTACCTGTAAGTTTTGCTCCAACTCTCAGTTGTCCTTTTGTCTGTCTAAGTTTAAACAATTTGCGTTTAGAAAATGTGATCTAAACATGAGGTAGTAGCTGTATGCTTGCTGTGACCAACTCATTTGCTTATGTCTGTACTAAATACATACCTTTtgttctaacattttttttcaatattttgtgTTTACAGTTTCACATGGTGGACGCAACTTATAGAGTGAAGGAGGCTAGAAAACAATTGTATAGTGAAAATGGAAGACATCCTGATGATAAAGAAGTTGCAGAGGCAACTGGGCTCTCGATGAAGAGGCTCAGTGCTGTACTACTAACTCCAAAAGCCCCAAGATCTCTTGACCAGAAGATGGGGTTTAACATGGATCTTAAACTTTCGGTCCGTAATATTCTTTCTCAAATGTACTCTTGGCGTTGCAGTTTTTGCTTAAACTTTTGCAGTCATAGTTGCATCTTTCAGCTTGCTTGGTTTGCTGAAAATTTTGTGCATCATATTCCCCAGGAAGTCACTGCAGATCCCGAAGCAGAAACAGCAGAAGATCTGCTAATGAAGGAATTTATGAAAAAGGACCTGGAGAGGGTTCTGGAAAGTCTCAGTCCAAGGGAGAATCAGGTCATCAGATGGAGATTTGGTATGGAGGACGGAAGGATGAAAACATTGCAGGAGATTGGGGAGTTGATGGGTGTCAGCAGAGAAAGAATCCGGCAAATTGAGCTGAGCGCATTTCGAAAGCTAAAGAACAAGAATAGAACCAAACAGTTGAGGCAGTATTTGGTTTCATAAATCACATCATTCATGAATTGGTTTGCCGAAGAACCTCGCAACCTGCCTAGGGATCCAAAGGGCCTGTCTTTcatgtatatttatttcttaatttttcttcagcaattgaaattttatgtttCAGGATCTTAGAAAGAAGTTGTGCATAGAagcaaatcattttcttgagtgtttttttttttacagtgcaCAAAAGGCAAGCtaattgaaaatgtttttcaaaagtgtGTTTTtcccattttccttttttaaatatCGGCTAGCTTTCTCATATTAGCATCTCTGTAGCCAAGCCCATCAGGAAATTTAAACAACTTCTTTTAACCTCTTGTTCATGCAAGCACCATTGAGAAATTCCAATTGAATGTGTGTTTCTGTCCATGTTTGTGATAGGTTTCATTTTTGGCTTTCGAGAATTTCAAGA
This genomic stretch from Populus alba chromosome 19, ASM523922v2, whole genome shotgun sequence harbors:
- the LOC118027781 gene encoding RNA polymerase sigma factor sigB; this translates as MSCLLPQFKCQPDSFSIQFRNLQHHSTNHIQLSKNGEPFCFRAQCALSSASPSTSTAVLNLEKLRLPSLESHSDSIAANRPWTYIGGIGPPKEPLFGTSLATETLIINDEAVIAAAAAEAVALARAAVKVAKDAAEMAKNYCSMNTEIKIPIASTADSFSSMWSLLTGKERADIIGVPFSAETGLREECSTQYPTEESECFGPTHEELALLQKQLSESIVVRSKRQTQRKAKRARAAEKADANFVFMKSSSACKKKHVPVQEVDQSDPLRFFRGASTSSRLLSATEEVELSEGIQDLLKLEGIEEELKERFGGKPTFAQWAAAARVDQMTLRKRLNYGVLCKDKMIKSNIRLVISIAKNYQGAGMNLQDLVQEGCRGLARGAEKFDASKGFKFSTYAHWWIRQAVRRSLSDQSRTIRLPFHMVDATYRVKEARKQLYSENGRHPDDKEVAEATGLSMKRLSAVLLTPKAPRSLDQKMGFNMDLKLSEVTADPEAETAEDLLMKEFMKKDLERVLESLSPRENQVIRWRFGMEDGRMKTLQEIGELMGVSRERIRQIELSAFRKLKNKNRTKQLRQYLVS